In Passer domesticus isolate bPasDom1 chromosome 1, bPasDom1.hap1, whole genome shotgun sequence, one DNA window encodes the following:
- the PSMA2 gene encoding proteasome subunit alpha type-2, with translation MAERGYSFSLTTFSPSGKLVQIEYALAAVAAGAPSVGIKAANGVVLATEKKQKSILYDERSVHKVEPITKHIGLVYSGMGPDYRVLVHRARKLAQQYYLVYHEPIPTAQLVQRIASVMQEYTQSGGVRPFGVSLLICGWNEGRPYLFQSDPSGAYFAWKATAMGKNYVNGKTFLEKRYNEDLELEDAIHTAILTLKESFEGQMTEDNIEVGICNEAGFRRLTPTEVKDYLAAIA, from the exons ATGGCGGAGCGCGGCTACAGCTTCTCCCTCACCACCTTCAG TCCTTCTGGAAAGCTTGTTCAGATTGAATATGCTTTGGCTGCAGTagctgcaggagctccatcAGTTGGGATTAAAG cTGCAAATGGAGTGGTGTTGGCAACTGAGAAGAAGCAGAAGTCCATTCTGTACGATGAAAGGAGCGTCCACAAAGTAGAACCAATTACCAAACATATAGGTTTAGTGTACAGTGGTATGGGTCCAGATtacag agtACTTGTGCACAGAGCTCGGAAGCTGGCCCAACAGTATTACTTGGTTTATCATGAGCCCATTCCAACAGCTCAGCTAGTACAGAGAATTGCCTCTGTGATGCAGGAGTACACACAGTCTGG TGGTGTTCGTCCCTTTGGTGTATCACTGCTAATATGTGGCTGGAATGAAGGGCGGCCGTATTTATTTCAGTCGGATCCATCT GGAGCTTATTTTGCCTGGAAAGCAACAGCAATGGGAAAAAATTACGTCAATGGGAAAACATTTCTTGAGAAAAG ATACAATGAAGATCTGGAGCTTGAAGATGCCATTCATACTGCTATCTTAACACTAAAG GAGAGCTTTGAAGGGCAAATGACAGAAGACAACATTGAAGTTGGCATCTGTAATGAAGCTGGTTTTAGGAGGCTCACTCCAACTGAGGTTAAGGACTACTTGGCTGCAATAGCCTAG
- the MRPL32 gene encoding large ribosomal subunit protein bL32m → MAVLVLVRSPLPRLRALLQRCWGRLERGLGPGVFGGRSPPWGPALAVQGPALVPQGISDAEARSPLESVVWMAAPKHRRTIEVNRCRRRHPSKLIEIKRNIDVCPECGNLKQKHVLCGYCYAKVKEETRLIRMEIYKKEGEPFNAPTVETVVLYEGEKPTEKDEGKRIIERARKRPSWFVQN, encoded by the exons ATGGCGGTGCTGGTCCTGGTCCGCTCTCCGCTGCCGCGGCTTCGCGCCCTGCTGCAGCGCTGCTGGGGGCGGCTGGAGCGCGGCCTCGGGCCGGGTGTCTTCGGGGGCCGGAGCCCGCCCTGGG GACCAGCACTAGCTGTGCAAGGTCCAGCTCTTGTTCCACAAGGGATCAGTGACGCTGAGGCACGGAGCCCGCTGGAGAGCGTGGTGTGGATGGCGGCGCCCAAGCATCGGCGCACCATCGAGGTGAACCGCTGCAGGCGGAGGCATCCCAGCAAGCTCATAGAAATAAAG AGGAATATAGATGTTTGTCCTGAATGTGGAAACTTGAAGCAGAAACACGTCCTTTGTGGCTATTGTTACGCAAAGGTCAAAGAAGAAACTCGACTGATACGGATGGAAATATACAAGAAAGAAGGAGAACCATTTAATGCTCCAACTGTAGAGACTGTTGTCCTTTATGAAGGagaaaaacccacagaaaaagATGAAGGAAAGCGGATCATCGAAAGAGCCAGGAAGCGTCCATCTTGGTTTGTTCAAAATTGA
- the C1H7orf25 gene encoding UPF0415 protein C7orf25 homolog, whose translation MSVQSLLCERIAVAKDLIKRAEALSKSQKRRIEGGAKLCSKLKAELNFLYKVEAGKVAIKESHLQSTNLTHLQAIIQSAENLEDVVSVLHVFAYEDRFGDKQTLVVDVVANGGHTWVKAIGRKAEALHNIWLGRGQYGDKSVIEQAEDFLQASRQQPVEYSNPHIIFAFYNSVSSPMAERLKEMGISVRGDVVAVNSLVEPPAENEHLDTSESDEEGPELLQVTRVDRENLVASIAFPTQIKVNVCNRVNLDITTLITYVSALSYGGCYFVFKEKVLTEQAAQERRERVLPQLKEFMEGKELFACESAVRDFQSILETLGGPGEKERAALLVKRINVVPDQPSDRALGLVASSKINSRSLAIFGTGDTLKAITMTANSGFVRAAANQGVRFSVFVHQPRALTESKESFATPLPKRCPSDNGV comes from the coding sequence ATGTCTGTGCAGTCGCTGCTTTGTGAAAGAATTGCTGTTGCCAAAGACTTGATTAAGAGAGCTGAAGCCCTTTCCAAGTCCCAGAAAAGGAGAATAGAAGGTGGGGCAAAGCTATGTAGCAAACTGAAGGCAGAGCTAAATTTCTTATACAAGGTGGAGGCAGGGAAAGTGGCCATTAAAGAATCCCATCTGCAGAGTACAAACCTTACCCACCTCCAAGCCATTATTCAGTCAGCAGAGAACCTGGAGGATGTTGTCAGTGTCCTCCATGTCTTTGCGTACGAGGACAGGTTTGGAGACAAACAGACACTGGTGGTAGATGTTGTTGCAAACGGAGGTCACACGTGGGTGAAGGCCATCGGTCGTAAAGCTGAGGCCCTGCATAACATCtggctgggaaggggacagtATGGTGACAAAAGTGTCATTGAGCAGGCAGAAGACTTCCTGCAAGCAAGCCGTCAGCAGCCAGTGGAGTACAGCAATCCCCACATCATCTTTGCATTCTACAATAGCGTGTCCAGTCCTATGGCAGAGAGGCTCAAGGAGATGGGAATATCTGTGAGAGGAGATGTTGTTGCTGTGAACTCACTGGTAGAGCCACCTGCAGAAAATGAGCACCTTGACACCAGTGAATCAGATGAAGAAGGCCCTGAACTCCTGCAGGTGACCAGAGTAGACCGGGAGAATTTAGTGGCCAGCATTGCTTTCCCTACCCAGATCAAAGTAAATGTCTGCAACAGAGTTAATTTGGACATCACTACCTTAATTACCTATGTCTCTGCGCTGAGCTATGGTGGCTGCTACTTTGTCTTCAAAGAAAAAGTGCTGACAGAGCAAGCAGCCCAAGAAAGAAGGGAGAGAGTCCTGCCTCAGCTGAAGGAGTTCATGGAGGGAAAAGAGCTCTTTGCCTGTGAATCTGCTGTCAGAGATTTTCAGTCCATCTTGGAAACGCTGGGAGGACCTGGAGAGAAAGAGCGAGCTGCATTGCTTGTTAAAAGAATTAATGTGGTGCCAGATCAGCCCTCGGACCGTGCCTTAGGACTAGTGGCTAGTTCAAAAATCAACAGCCGCTCTTTAGCCATTTTTGGGACAGGAGACACTTTGAAAGCCATCACCATGACTGCAAATAGTGGGTTTGTGAGGGCAGCAGCAAACCAAGGTGTCAGGTTCAGTGTTTTTGTCCATCAGCCACGAGCATTGACAGAAAGCAAAGAATCTTTTGCCACGCCTCTACCAAAGCGCTGCCCATCTGATAATGGAGTGTAA